The following are from one region of the Biomphalaria glabrata chromosome 12, xgBioGlab47.1, whole genome shotgun sequence genome:
- the LOC106064291 gene encoding uncharacterized protein LOC106064291, with protein sequence MVLFLMFASVVLVGATHSSGDNVSQRFSTWRLSPEDYAFINNLPKPRGAGNLPGFKYIYIDASGTKSHNYDPSKQQIQIAGSPRTSWEGVNAAADIIVKMTRYMPSPIFDNLVLKTSVGVFTAAEKLTIYPEYYNLANTHCGSSCAGQCDITCTFDGRKYEDIAGVGGQRAVVLEDNILCTPSDPYGGSENILAHEFTHTIHIHGISAMDQSDVYLAYLAAKSRQTWALSSYAMSNEQEYFAMAATVYLGVNDIQDNAGGMNVCSPGALCSGEMASRQHLHQMDTPLYNMLTYVFTNNRSQLLSGLTVCPPSRSIIG encoded by the exons ATggtgttgtttttaatgttcGCTTCTGTGGTGCTAGTAG GAGCGACACATTCATCTGGAGATAACGTCAGCCAAAGGTTTTCAACCTGGAGACTCTCGCCTGAAGACTACGCCTTTATCAATAACCTCCCCAAGCCCAGAGGAGCTGGCAACCTGCCAGGTTTTAAGTACATTTACATAGATGCCAGTGGAACCAAGTCCCACAACTATGACCCATCCAAGCAACAGATTCAGATCGCTGGCTCCCCCCGCACCTCCTGGGAAGGAGTCAACGCCGCCGCTGATATAATTGTCAAGATGACCCGGTACATGCCGTCGCCGATCTTTGACAACTTGGTTCTAAAAACATCTGTTGGGGTGTTTACAGCGGCGGAGAAACTGACAATCTACCCGGAGTACTACAACTTGGCCAACACTCACTGCGGCTCCTCTTGTGCAG GTCAGTGTGACATAACGTGTACATTTGACGGCCGCAAGTATGAAGACATTGCAGGGGTCGGGGGTCAAAGGGCAGTTGTCTTAGAGGACAACATCCTCTGCACGCCCAGTGACCCTTACGGCGGTTCCGAGAACATCTTGGCTCACGAGTTCACGCATACGATCCACATCCACGGCATTTCCGCCATGGACCAGTCCGACGTGTACCTGGCTTACCTGGCAGCCAAGAGCCGTCAGACCTGGGCGCTCAGCTCCTACGCCATGTCCAACGAGCAGGAGTACTTCGCCATGGCGGCCACCGTCTACTTGGGCGTCAATGACATCCAAGACAACGCCGGGGGGATGAACGTGTGCAGCCCCGGCGCCCTCTGCTCGGGGGAGATGGCTAGCAGGCAGCACCTGCACCAGATGGACACGCCCCTGTACAACATGTTGACCTACGTGTTTACCAACAACCGGTCGCAGCTGCTCAGTGGTCTGACTGTCTGTCCTCCCAGTCGCTCTATCATTGGCTAG
- the LOC106064290 gene encoding uncharacterized protein LOC106064290 has product MSPTHCLTPEADPSTQLVDINRTFAQYTCRAGYRIESGDLQRSCDANGTWSGSPPVCVVDSVMPKAYLVILIVGATVAVFLACIPYDFYRFRKRKKKVRDHQERLSLVTRIAPGHAKVIIETVAIEPELATNAHQRRFGLKSLFSVFRFVGGKMKAGQGAPDSSHPLCPEGHAEPLSGSDQGPESDGLTASSFVFPPDQSSAGPSAHDGLESCDEDMDLAEKRPGGLMDDTSGPRSPPQATSPSCLVPCAISPSTSTGAVSKKSFSVIHKANEMFGLQLTAMRQESDTRGALPSTSISNEPAVVQVTCLNDVSLVRNAFEEIPPSTSSPEIASLPASTNLTLERRSLPGNVTSITYHSMPSIQDNSP; this is encoded by the exons ACTGTTTGACCCCGGAGGCTGACCCTTCAACTCAATTGGTGGATATAAATAGAACATTTGCTCAGTACACTTGCCGGGCAGGCTACAGAATAGAGTCAGGGGACCTCCAGAGATCATGTGACGCTAATGGTACTTGGTCAGGGAGCCCACCTGTCTGTGTAGTAGATA GTGTCATGCCAAAGGCGTATCTTGTGATCCTCATTGTGGGCGCTACTGTTGCTGTCTTCCTTGCCTGTATACCATATGATTTTTACCGATTTAGAAAGCGGAAGAAAAAGGTCAGGGACCACCAAGAGAGGCTCTCACTGGTGACCAGAATCGCCCCTGGTCACGCCAAGGTCATCATCGAAACAGTGGCCATAGAGCCAGAGCTAGCAACGAACGCTCATCAGCGGCGGTTTGGGTTGAAGTCTTTGTTTAGCGTGTTTCGCTTTGTGGGCGGGAAAATGAAGGCGGGTCAGGGCGCTCCGGACTCTTCGCATCCCCTGTGCCCTGAGGGTCACGCCGAGCCGTTGTCTGGGTCAGACCAGGGACCGGAGTCGGATGGGCTGACGGCGTCTTCGTTCGTCTTCCCGCCAGACCAATCGTCTGCTGGGCCTAGCGCACACGACGGGCTGGAGTCTTGTGACGAGGACATGGATCTAGCAGAAAAACGGCCAGGAGGATTGATGGACGACACCTCAGGGCCGAGATCACCTCCCCAGGCCACATCCCCGTCATGTCTGGTGCCCTGCGCTATATCACCCTCCACGAGCACGGGCGCCGTGTCAAAAAAATCATTCTCCGTGATCCACAAAGCCAATGAGATGTTCGGCCTCCAGTTGACCGCTATGCGCCAGGAGTCCGACACCCGGGGCGCGCTCCCGTCAACATCGATCTCCAACGAGCCCGCGGTGGTTCAAGTGACTTGTCTTAATGACGTTTCGCTAGTCAGAAACGCTTTCGAAGAAATTCCACCGTCGACGTCATCGCCGGAAATTGCGTCACTCCCAGCATCCACCAATCTGACGTTAGAGAGGAGATCGTTGCCAGGCAACGTGACATCGATAACTTACCATTCCATGCCTAGCATTCAAGACAATAGTCCTTAG